Genomic window (Tenuifilum sp. 4138str):
AACGTTCATGGTTTGCATTCCAAGGCAAATGCCTACGACAGGCATTAAAGGCTTGGCATCGAGCAGAGGCTGAAATAAAGTATCCTTTGAGCCCCCAATTAAATGAAACATGAACGACACCTCAAAGTAATGGCGAGCCGGATCGGTTATTTGGGTTAATAGCGATGTTTTCTCTCCATAAATTGATGGGGGGATATCGGGGCCACCCGTAAAAATGAAACCATTGCTCACCTTGGTTAACCGAACAAAAACATCAGTACATTCGTTTACCCGGTAAATTGCGGTTTCGGTAATTGGTTCCTTAACAGGCAGCAATCTAAAGTTCTCCAGCTTATTCTTCTTAATGTACTCAACCGATTTTGAGTAATCGTATTTTTCAGAGGTGTGATACACACCAATAACTTTTGTCACCGAAGGTATTGGAAATATCTTACTATCAATTAAATAGTTAAATGTTTTGATATTGTTCTCGGTTGGGTGTACTAGAATAAGTACCCTATCGTGTTTCCCAATGTCATCAATCCCTATAACAATATTACCAGAATCTCTACTACAGGATAGGATGCTTAGCAATACCCCTGCAGTAATCAGTAAAGTTTTCCAACTGTTCTTCATATTTTTAGAGTAATAAGATACTAGAACCTAAAGCCCAAGCTAAACATTTGGGTGCTGGGAATAACATTTCCATCCTGTTCTAATGACAACACTGCAACCTGACGAACAAACTGGAAATTAACATTCATAATGCTGAACCCCACGCCAACCTGAAAGCCATAATTATCCTTTTGAATGTAATTATCCATGTCAAAACTTCCATTACCAACTTTACCTGAAAATCGGTAGGAGTAGTATCCTCCTCCTATAAAGTACAGATTTGGCGATAACATTTGCTTCCTTTTCCCACCCATGTAAAGAAGGATACTGGCTGGAGCCATAACCTCATGGGTTCTGAAATGACCATACCGATGCTCTGTTCCAGTTGTTTGGTAAAGTGCACCAACCTGTAAATCGATATACCTACTTAATCCAATTGTGAAGGATAACCCTGTGTTAAAAGAAAAATCTTCCTTTGAGTTGTAGAACT
Coding sequences:
- a CDS encoding gamma-glutamyl-gamma-aminobutyrate hydrolase family protein, with product MKNSWKTLLITAGVLLSILSCSRDSGNIVIGIDDIGKHDRVLILVHPTENNIKTFNYLIDSKIFPIPSVTKVIGVYHTSEKYDYSKSVEYIKKNKLENFRLLPVKEPITETAIYRVNECTDVFVRLTKVSNGFIFTGGPDIPPSIYGEKTSLLTQITDPARHYFEVSFMFHLIGGSKDTLFQPLLDAKPLMPVVGICLGMQTMNVAAGGTLVQDIPSEIYGIESVEDALIQQTNNLHRNYNANYALDDKLLWGNFHQVSIVDEPLKSICQGQPWVLSSHHQGVERLGRNLKIIATSIDGNVVEAIVHTKYPNVIGVQFHPEPTLLYNNDEFLRFLPNQPSRLTYLNMYSGEAGEKFHLNFWSWFGKKVIEQ